In a genomic window of Lacrimispora sp. BS-2:
- the yhfZ gene encoding GntR family transcriptional regulator YhfZ — MKNKCLEAGNLYQKTGLVKNMLALDLMSRNTGDRILPISEYQDKFGVSRGTIQNAFTCLKECNAVTLENHGHQGTYIKEIDYKKLQENCMRKEILGIMPLPYSVTYEGLATAMYTQFAPLNFNMAYARGAVGRIELVESGTYQFAVCSQYAAEQSIREGKQIEAAINFGPGSFLSRHVLLLADSGYDSIQDGMRVAYDSSSIDQSCITRNIIHGKKVTLVPIRTQQTVNALMDGIIDAGVWNYDDIQEHKHEQLNVAFLDESDYNNLFSTAVMVIRKEDEYLKALLEKYVSVSKVVEIIREVREKKREPYF, encoded by the coding sequence ATGAAAAATAAATGTTTAGAAGCAGGAAACCTATATCAAAAAACAGGCCTGGTAAAAAATATGCTGGCGCTGGATTTAATGTCCAGGAATACCGGGGACCGGATTCTGCCTATCTCAGAGTACCAGGATAAGTTCGGGGTATCCAGGGGGACCATTCAGAACGCATTTACCTGTTTAAAAGAGTGCAACGCTGTGACACTGGAAAATCATGGACACCAGGGAACTTATATCAAAGAGATTGATTATAAGAAGCTGCAGGAAAACTGCATGCGCAAAGAAATCCTTGGAATCATGCCCCTTCCCTATTCTGTGACTTATGAGGGTCTTGCAACAGCCATGTATACCCAGTTCGCGCCACTTAACTTTAATATGGCTTACGCCAGAGGTGCGGTAGGACGTATTGAACTGGTGGAATCAGGAACCTATCAATTTGCGGTCTGCTCCCAGTATGCGGCGGAGCAATCCATAAGAGAAGGAAAACAGATTGAGGCAGCAATTAATTTTGGGCCGGGCAGCTTCCTTTCCAGGCACGTGCTTCTTCTGGCGGATTCCGGATATGACAGCATTCAGGATGGCATGAGAGTCGCATATGACAGCAGCTCCATTGACCAGAGCTGCATTACCAGAAATATTATCCACGGCAAAAAGGTTACCCTGGTTCCAATCCGGACCCAGCAGACCGTTAACGCCTTGATGGATGGTATCATAGATGCCGGCGTATGGAACTATGACGATATCCAGGAACATAAGCATGAACAATTAAACGTAGCATTTTTAGACGAATCAGATTATAACAATCTGTTTTCAACGGCTGTTATGGTGATCAGAAAAGAGGATGAGTATCTGAAAGCACTGCTGGAAAAGTATGTGAGCGTATCCAAAGTCGTTGAGATCATCCGGGAGGTAAGGGAGAAAAAAAGAGAGCCTTATTTTTAA
- a CDS encoding PRD domain-containing protein, with protein MELKGILNQRLDILEENHVICKKVADYSRKAVERILEENPDAQEDKAAMFITHLAMAGQRVLDGVVEHPLDNTLLDGVKQEPVYQRAEVLKEELLKETDIQFPEAERDFLTVHLCNLLS; from the coding sequence ATGGAATTAAAAGGTATTTTAAACCAGCGTCTGGACATTCTGGAAGAGAATCATGTGATCTGCAAAAAAGTTGCAGATTATTCCAGAAAAGCAGTGGAACGGATCCTGGAAGAAAATCCTGATGCACAGGAGGATAAGGCAGCAATGTTCATCACCCATCTGGCCATGGCTGGACAGAGGGTCTTAGACGGGGTCGTGGAGCACCCTCTGGATAACACGCTCCTTGATGGAGTTAAACAAGAACCTGTTTACCAGAGAGCAGAAGTGTTAAAAGAGGAGCTGTTAAAGGAAACGGATATCCAGTTCCCGGAAGCAGAGCGGGATTTTCTGACCGTTCATCTATGCAATCTGCTTTCATAA